The DNA region TGCGCCGAATCATACCAGTGATCGGTGGCGCCGGGGGCTTGGCAGCGCCTTACAGTCCGAGCTCATCCCACATCGCATCGACGCGTTGTTTGACGGTCGGGTCCATGACGATGGGGGTGCCCCATTCGCGGCTGGTTTCTCCCGGCATCTTGTTGGTGGCATCCAGTCCCATTTTGCCGCCCAGTCCGGAGATCGGGCTGGCAAAGTCGAGGTAGTCGATCGGGGTGTTTTCTACCAGCATGGTGTCGCGCACCGGATCCATGCGGGTGGTAATGGCCCAGATGACTTCTTTCCAGTCGCGGGTGTTGACGTCGTCGTCCACCACGACGATGAACTTGGTGTACATGAACTGACGCAGGAAGCTCCAGCAGCCCATCATCACCCGCCGCGCATGGCCGGGGTATTGTTTCTTGATGCTCACCACGGCCATGCGGTAGCTGCAGCCTTCGGGCGGCAGATAGAAGTCGACAATTTCGGGAAACTGCTTCTGCAGGATGGGGACGAAGACTTCATTCAGCGCCACGCCCAGAACGGCCGGCTCATCTGGTGGTTTGCCGGTGTAGGTGCTGTGGTAGATGGGGTTTTCCCGCATGGTGATGCGGTCGATGGTAAAGACCGGGAACTGGTCCTGTTCGTTGTAATAGCCGGTATGGTCGCCATAGGGGCCTTCCAGCGCCATGTCATCGGGATGAATGTGGCCTTCCAGCACGATTTCGGCCCGGGCCGGGACGCGCAGCTCGGAGCCGATGCAGCGCGTCAGCTCGGTGCGGCTGCCGCGTAGCAGACCGGCGAACTGATACTCCGACAAGGTGTCGGGAACCGGGGTGACGGCGCCGAGAATGGTCGCCGGGTCACAGCCGAGCACCACGGCGACCGGGAAGGGCTGCCCGGGGTTGGCCAGGCGGAACTCGCGGTAATCCAGTGCCCCGCCGCGGTGGGCGAGCCAGCGCATGATGACGCGGTTCTTGCCGATGACCTGCTGGCGGTAAATGCCGAGATTCTGGCGTTTTTTGTTTGGGCCCTGGGTGACGGTCAGCCCCCAGGTGATCAGCGGTGCGACGTCGCCGGGCCAGCAATGCTGGATGGGTAGTCTGGACAGGTCGACCTGGTCGCCTTCCCAGACAATCTGCTGGCAGGGGGCTTTGCTGATTTCTTTCGGCGCCATGCTCAGGACCTGTTTGAGCATAGGCAGCTTGTCCCAGGCATCACGCCAGCCGCGTGGTGGTTCTGGCTCTTTCAGATAGGCCAGCAACTGCCCGATCTCGCGCAAGGCACTGACATGGCTGGCCCCCATCCCCATGGCAACGCGTTCAGGCGTGCCGAACAAATTGGCCAGCACCGGGTAGTCATATTGCTGATCCCCCGTCTGAGGCCGTTCGAACAGCAGGGCGGGTCCGGCGGATTTGAGGACTCTGTCGCCAATCTCGGTCATCTCGAGGTGCGGTGACACTGGCCGACTGATGCGGCGTAATTCCCCTTGTTGTTCGAGTTGTGCAACAAAATCACGTAGATCGGTGTATTTCATGACGCTCTCATGATCTAGAACAAAGTCTTCTGTTATGACGTTCACTACATTTTGTCATGAACGCTACGCGGCCCGTTATGGTGCAAATCAATTCAATATGCGTGGCGGGGTATCCAATTATTGTATTCCAGGAGAAATCATAAAATGAGAAAGATCGCTTTTGTTGCCGTGGCCGGCCTGCTCTCTGCTTCCGCTTTTGCTGACCAAGGCGATATTCTGGCTCGCTTCCGCGTGATTGATGTTAGCCCGCAAACCTCCAGCACTGGTTATTTGTCTGCCAATAGTGCCAAGGTAAAGAACGACGTTGTGCCCGAGCTGGATTTCACTTATATGATCACCAATAACATTGGTGCTGAGCTGATCCTGGGGACTTCCCGCCATGAGGTAGATCTCAATGGGTCGAGCATCGGCAAGGTCAGCGTCCTGCCGCCGACCCTGACGCTGCAATATCATTTCAATCCGCAAGGTACGATTCGCCCGTATGTCGGTGCCGGTGTGAACTATACCCGTTTCTACGATAACGGCCTGAATGCCGGCATTAACGTCAAGCAAAATAGCTGGGGCGGTGCGCTGCAAGTGGGTACTGACATTGCCATCAACAAAGACTGGTTCGTCAACCTGGATGTCAAGAAGCTCTACATCAAGACCGATGTGGACCTGAACGGCACCCCGCTGGGTACGCTGACCATCAACCCGTGGGTCTACGGTGTGGGTATCGGTACCAAGTTCTGATCGGACGTCGTCAGAAAAAAGCGCACCCAGGTGCGCTTTTTTTACGCCTGCAGCCAGGTCAGACGCGGCAGGTCGCGTATCGAGCTGATGCGATAGTCGACATAGACGGGGCGGCGCGGGGTGGGGGTGATCCAGACCGTGCGCATGCCGAGTGATTTGGCCGTGAGCAGATTGGGCAAGCTGTCTTCCACCATGATGCAGGTCGCCGGGTTGAGCCGCTCGCGTGCGCAGACGGTGATGAAGGGGCGGGCATGGGGCTTGGGCAGATAGCCGACGCGTTCGACACCATAGAGGGCGTCGAACAGGCGATCGATGCCCATACGGCGGGTGACTTGCTCGACATAGGTCTGTGGGCCATTGGAGAGCAGGATTTTGCGTCCGGGCAGTGCGGCCAGCAAGGTGCCGACGTGGGCATCCCATTTCATCAGCGGTAGCAGGGCTGCGACGGGATGGGTTTCGCGCAGGAAGAGATCCGGGTCGATGCCGTGGTGTCGGTGCATGCCGCGCATGGTGGCGCCATAGCGGGTGTAATAGCGGTGGCGCAGCGCATGGGCGGCAGCTTCATCAAGGCCGAGCTGGCGCATGATGTAATCGGTCATGCTGCGGTTGATCCAGGGGAAAATGCCGTGGTCGGCGTTGTGCAGGGTATTGTCGAGGTCGAAAATCCAGGTGGGGTGCAAACTGTTGCTCCGATATAAGGTTCTGATAGAGGGTAGCGGCAAGACGACGCTTTCGACAAGGATGTTCCCTGCGGGGGTTAAGGTTTTTCTGAAAATGGGGGTTGACGCCGGATTTTTCCGTCTGTATAGTTCGCCTTCTCCGCTGCAGCAACAACGCAGCACTGCTCTTTAACAAAACGAACAACCGATAGGTGTGAGTGCCGGGAGAGACCGACACTTGCACTGCAAGAGACAGAAAAAAACCTTACGGGGTTCTTTTGAAGTCCTTGCGTGCCAGATAGTACGAAAAGCATAGAGATTGAACTGAAGAGTTTGATCCTGGCTCAGATTGAACGCTGGCGGCATGCTTTACACATGCAAGTCGAACGGCAGCACGGGAGCTTGCTCCTGGTGGCGAGTGGCGAACGGGTGAGTAATGCGTCGGAACGTGCCGAGTAATGGGGGATAACGCAGCGAAAGTTGTGCTAATACCGCATACGCTCTGAGGAGGAAAGCGGGGGACCTTCGGGCCTCGCGTTATTCGAGCGGCCGACGTCTGATTAGCTAGTTGGTGGGGTAAAGGCCCACCAAGGCGACGATCAGTAGCGGGTCTGAGAGGATGATCCGCCACACTGGGACTGAGACACGGCCCAGACTCCTACGGGAGGCAGCAGTGGGGAATTTTGGACAATGGGGGCAACCCTGATCCAGCCATGCCGCGTGTCTGAAGAAGGCCTTCGGGTTGTAAAGGACTTTTGTCAGGGAGCAAATCCTGCTTGTGAATAATGAGCGGGGATGAGAGTACCTGAAGAATAAGCACCGGCTAACTACGTGCCAGCAGCCGCGGTAATACGTAGGGTGCAAGCGTTAATCGGAATTACTGGGCGTAAAGCGTGCGCAGGCGGTTTTGCAAGTCTGATGTGAAAGCCCCGGGCTTAACCTGGGAACGGCATTGGAGACTGCAAGGCTAGAGTGCGTCAGAGGGGGGTAGAATTCCACGTGTAGCAGTGAAATGCGTAGAGATGTGGAGGAATACCGATGGCGAAGGCAGCCCCCTGGGATGACACTGACGCTCATGCACGAAAGCGTGGGGAGCAAACAGGATTAGATACCCTGGTAGTCCACGCCCTAAACGATGTCAACTAGCTGTTGGGGGTTTGAATCCTTGGTAGCGTAGCTAACGCGAGAAGTTGACCGCCTGGGGAGTACGGCCGCAAGGTTAAAACTCAAAGGAATTGACGGGGACCCGCACAAGCGGTGGATGATGTGGATTAATTCGATGCAACGCGAAAAACCTTACCTGCTCTTGACATGTACCGAAGCCCGAAGAGATTTGGGTGTGCCCGAAAGGGAGCGGTAACACAGGTGCTGCATGGCTGTCGTCAGCTCGTGTCGTGAGATGTTGGGTTAAGTCCCGCAACGAGCGCAACCCTTGTCATTAGTTGCCATCATTAAGTTGGGCACTCTAATGAGACTGCCGGTGACAAACCGGAGGAAGGTGGGGATGACGTCAAGTCCTCATGGCCCTTATGAGCAGGGCTTCACACGTCATACAATGGTCGGTACAGAGGGTCGCGAAGCCGCGAGGTGGAGCCAATCTCAAAAAACCGATCGTAGTCCGGATCGCACTCTGCAACTCGAGTGCGTGAAGTCGGAATCGCTAGTAATCGCAGATCAGCATGCTGCGGTGAATACGTTCCCGGGTCTTGTACACACCGCCCGTCACACCATGGGAGTGGGGGATACCAGAAGTGGGTAGGCTAACCGCAAGGAGGCCGCTTACCACGGTATGCTTCATGACTGGGGTGAAGTCGTAACAAGGTAGCCGTAGGGGAACCTGCGGCTGGATCACCTCCTTTCTAGAGAAAGTCGATCCTGGTACTCACAGCCTATCGGTTGTTCAAAGCGCAAAGTCGCATGCAATGACTATCTGGGGGTTTGTAGCTCAGCCGGTTAGAGCACCGTCTTGATAAGGCGGGGGTCGTTGGTTCGAGTCCAACCAGACCCACCAATCCTGCATGTGACCGTTCAAATGGGGGCATAGCTCAGTTGGGAGAGCGCCAGCTTTGCAAGCTGGATGTCGTCGGTTCGATCCCGTCTGCCTCCACCACCCCACTCTTAATGACAATCAGAAGGCTTTCAAGCAGAGCCTTGTGATTGGCGTTAATTGTTTAGCGCACTGATCTTTAACAAACTGAAGAAGCCGAATACAAAATTGATTCTGAGCCAGGATGGTTTCATCCTCGTTTGGATTCAACTTTGGGTAATTGTATGTATCGACGTTTTGCCGGTAGAGGTATCGGCAAGGCGAGTGCGCAAGGCCCTTGAAATGATAGGGTCAAGCGAGTAAGTGCATCTGGTGGATGCCTTGGCGATCATAGGCGATGAAGGACGTGTAAGCCTGCGAAAAGCGCGGGGGAGCTGGCAATAGAGCTTTGATCCCGCGATGTCCGAATGGGGAAACCCGGCC from Paludibacterium sp. B53371 includes:
- a CDS encoding pyrimidine 5'-nucleotidase — encoded protein: MHPTWIFDLDNTLHNADHGIFPWINRSMTDYIMRQLGLDEAAAHALRHRYYTRYGATMRGMHRHHGIDPDLFLRETHPVAALLPLMKWDAHVGTLLAALPGRKILLSNGPQTYVEQVTRRMGIDRLFDALYGVERVGYLPKPHARPFITVCARERLNPATCIMVEDSLPNLLTAKSLGMRTVWITPTPRRPVYVDYRISSIRDLPRLTWLQA
- a CDS encoding OmpW family protein; amino-acid sequence: MRKIAFVAVAGLLSASAFADQGDILARFRVIDVSPQTSSTGYLSANSAKVKNDVVPELDFTYMITNNIGAELILGTSRHEVDLNGSSIGKVSVLPPTLTLQYHFNPQGTIRPYVGAGVNYTRFYDNGLNAGINVKQNSWGGALQVGTDIAINKDWFVNLDVKKLYIKTDVDLNGTPLGTLTINPWVYGVGIGTKF
- the ubiD gene encoding 4-hydroxy-3-polyprenylbenzoate decarboxylase yields the protein MKYTDLRDFVAQLEQQGELRRISRPVSPHLEMTEIGDRVLKSAGPALLFERPQTGDQQYDYPVLANLFGTPERVAMGMGASHVSALREIGQLLAYLKEPEPPRGWRDAWDKLPMLKQVLSMAPKEISKAPCQQIVWEGDQVDLSRLPIQHCWPGDVAPLITWGLTVTQGPNKKRQNLGIYRQQVIGKNRVIMRWLAHRGGALDYREFRLANPGQPFPVAVVLGCDPATILGAVTPVPDTLSEYQFAGLLRGSRTELTRCIGSELRVPARAEIVLEGHIHPDDMALEGPYGDHTGYYNEQDQFPVFTIDRITMRENPIYHSTYTGKPPDEPAVLGVALNEVFVPILQKQFPEIVDFYLPPEGCSYRMAVVSIKKQYPGHARRVMMGCWSFLRQFMYTKFIVVVDDDVNTRDWKEVIWAITTRMDPVRDTMLVENTPIDYLDFASPISGLGGKMGLDATNKMPGETSREWGTPIVMDPTVKQRVDAMWDELGL